In Macadamia integrifolia cultivar HAES 741 unplaced genomic scaffold, SCU_Mint_v3 scaffold_227A, whole genome shotgun sequence, one genomic interval encodes:
- the LOC122071448 gene encoding protein ENHANCED DISEASE RESISTANCE 2-like isoform X1 has translation MMVILFQVPAKPNYSLVFYFGADRPIRKESLLGRFVDGTDIFRNARFKLIPSIVEGYWMVKRAVGTKACLLGKAVTCKYLRQDNFLEIDVDIGSSSVARSIIGLVLGYITSIVVDLGILLEAKEEDELPEYILGTVQLNRVKLNSAKPFEV, from the exons ATGATGGTCATATTATTTCAGGTTCCAGCCAAACCAAACTACAGTTTGGTTTTTTACTTTGGTGCTGACCGGCCTATAAGGAAAGAATCTTTATTGGGTAGATTTGTGGATGGGACTGATATATTCCGGAATGCAAGATTTAAACTTATCCCAAGTATTGTAGAG GGATATTGGATGGTCAAGCGTGCAGTTGGTACAAAAGCTTGCCTGTTGGGGAAAGCAGTTACATGCAAGTACCTCAGACAAGATAATTTTCTGGAG ATTGATGTGGATATTGGCTCGTCATCTGTTGCAAGGAGTATAATTGGCTTGGTCCTTGGATACATTACAAGCATAGTAGTTGATCTTGGAATTTTACTTGAG GCTAAGGAAGAGGACGAGCTGCCTGAGTACATTCTTGGTACAGTTCAATTAAATCGTGTGAAGCTCAATTCTGCTAAACCTTTTGAGGTTTGA
- the LOC122071448 gene encoding protein ENHANCED DISEASE RESISTANCE 2-like isoform X2: MMVILFQVPAKPNYSLVFYFGADRPIRKESLLGRFVDGTDIFRNARFKLIPSIVEGYWMVKRAVGTKACLLGKAVTCKYLRQDNFLEIDVDIGSSSVARSIIGLVLGYITSIVVDLGILLEIWTY; this comes from the exons ATGATGGTCATATTATTTCAGGTTCCAGCCAAACCAAACTACAGTTTGGTTTTTTACTTTGGTGCTGACCGGCCTATAAGGAAAGAATCTTTATTGGGTAGATTTGTGGATGGGACTGATATATTCCGGAATGCAAGATTTAAACTTATCCCAAGTATTGTAGAG GGATATTGGATGGTCAAGCGTGCAGTTGGTACAAAAGCTTGCCTGTTGGGGAAAGCAGTTACATGCAAGTACCTCAGACAAGATAATTTTCTGGAG ATTGATGTGGATATTGGCTCGTCATCTGTTGCAAGGAGTATAATTGGCTTGGTCCTTGGATACATTACAAGCATAGTAGTTGATCTTGGAATTTTACTTGAG ATATGGACGTATTGA
- the LOC122071448 gene encoding protein ENHANCED DISEASE RESISTANCE 2-like isoform X3: protein MMVILFQVPAKPNYSLVFYFGADRPIRKESLLGRFVDGTDIFRNARFKLIPSIVEGYWMVKRAVGTKACLLGKAVTCKYLRQDNFLEIDVDIGSSSVARSIIGLVLGYITSIVVDLGILLEASQ, encoded by the exons ATGATGGTCATATTATTTCAGGTTCCAGCCAAACCAAACTACAGTTTGGTTTTTTACTTTGGTGCTGACCGGCCTATAAGGAAAGAATCTTTATTGGGTAGATTTGTGGATGGGACTGATATATTCCGGAATGCAAGATTTAAACTTATCCCAAGTATTGTAGAG GGATATTGGATGGTCAAGCGTGCAGTTGGTACAAAAGCTTGCCTGTTGGGGAAAGCAGTTACATGCAAGTACCTCAGACAAGATAATTTTCTGGAG ATTGATGTGGATATTGGCTCGTCATCTGTTGCAAGGAGTATAATTGGCTTGGTCCTTGGATACATTACAAGCATAGTAGTTGATCTTGGAATTTTACTTGAG GCATCTCAATAA